A stretch of Mycobacterium sp. ITM-2016-00316 DNA encodes these proteins:
- a CDS encoding M20 family metallopeptidase encodes MSTGSASSIVEDTVNRRRGDLVALSHDIHAEPELAFDEHRSCAKTQALVAERGFAIEAAPGGLDTAFRAEYGSGSLVIGICAEYDALPEMGHACGHNIIAASAVGTALALAEVADELDLTVVLIGTPAEEAGGGKVLLLNAGTFDDIATAVMLHPGPADMAAARSLALSEVAVSYTGRESHAAVAPYLGVNAADAVTVAQVAVGLLRQQLAPGQMMHGIVTNGGQATNVIPAHAEMKYTMRATDMDSLRLLEAKMAGCFASGAVATGCEHGVRETAPPYDALAPDRFLAEVFRAEMIRNGRHPLPVELEAALPLGSTDMGNVTQVLPGIHPVVGIDAGGASLHQPQFAAAAAGPSADKAVIDGSIMLARTVVALAQNDVERERVLEAQVRRRAS; translated from the coding sequence ATGTCCACGGGTAGCGCGTCGTCGATCGTCGAGGACACCGTCAACCGCCGCCGCGGTGACCTCGTCGCTCTGTCGCACGACATCCACGCCGAACCGGAACTCGCATTCGACGAGCACCGCAGCTGCGCCAAGACTCAGGCGCTGGTCGCCGAACGGGGGTTCGCCATCGAGGCCGCGCCCGGCGGCCTGGACACCGCGTTCCGTGCCGAGTACGGCAGCGGCTCCCTGGTGATCGGCATCTGCGCGGAATACGACGCGCTGCCCGAGATGGGGCACGCCTGCGGGCACAACATCATCGCGGCCTCGGCGGTGGGCACCGCGCTGGCGCTCGCCGAGGTAGCCGACGAACTGGATCTGACGGTCGTCCTCATCGGCACGCCCGCCGAGGAGGCCGGCGGCGGAAAGGTGTTGCTGCTCAACGCCGGAACATTCGACGACATCGCCACGGCGGTCATGCTGCACCCGGGGCCCGCCGACATGGCCGCGGCCCGTTCGCTGGCGCTCTCCGAGGTCGCGGTCAGCTACACCGGGCGTGAGTCGCACGCCGCGGTCGCGCCCTACCTGGGTGTCAACGCCGCCGACGCGGTCACCGTAGCCCAGGTGGCCGTCGGGCTGCTGCGTCAGCAGCTCGCGCCCGGGCAGATGATGCACGGCATCGTCACCAACGGCGGTCAGGCCACCAATGTCATTCCTGCACATGCCGAAATGAAGTACACGATGCGCGCCACCGATATGGATTCGCTTCGTCTGCTGGAGGCGAAGATGGCCGGGTGTTTCGCATCCGGCGCGGTGGCCACCGGTTGCGAGCACGGTGTCCGGGAGACCGCGCCACCCTATGACGCGCTGGCGCCCGACCGGTTCCTGGCCGAGGTGTTCCGCGCCGAGATGATCCGCAACGGCCGGCATCCGCTGCCGGTGGAATTGGAGGCGGCCTTGCCGTTGGGGAGTACCGATATGGGCAACGTCACCCAGGTGCTGCCGGGTATCCACCCGGTGGTGGGCATCGACGCCGGCGGTGCCTCGCTGCACCAGCCGCAGTTCGCGGCCGCCGCTGCCGGGCCCAGCGCGGACAAGGCGGTCATCGACGGGTCGATCATGTTGGCGCGCACCGTCGTTGCGTTGGCGCAGAACGATGTCGAACGTGAACGGGTGTTGGAGGCACAGGTCCGGCGGAGGGCGTCATGA
- a CDS encoding AbrB family transcriptional regulator produces MGKWRAMAKWVLLAAVSVAATIPLTALGVPSAGLFAALVVGIVLALANLAPAAVPRTVGIGAQGVLGAYIGTMVSRDAVGALGPHWLIVLGVAVATLFISVVSGALLGLRRDVSPLTGSLAMVAGGASGLVAIARELGADDRVVAVVQYLRVALVTASMPIAVTVIYRAERTHHAALVDQSTSLPWYLSVLVLVGLVLVGATAGRLVRLPGAGLLGPLALTVVLQLSPVPFELTVPAMLVQVGYLVIGWQAGVAFTRDSLRAVGRTLPAALALIVVLTVATAGLGVLLARFAGLTPLEGYLATSPGGVYAVLATAVETGSNVTFIIAAQVVRILLMLFAAPLLAKAIVRVSDRLRPRAALAGR; encoded by the coding sequence ATGGGGAAGTGGCGCGCGATGGCCAAGTGGGTACTGCTGGCGGCGGTCAGTGTCGCGGCCACGATTCCGCTCACCGCGCTCGGCGTGCCCTCGGCGGGCCTGTTCGCCGCCCTCGTGGTCGGCATCGTCCTCGCGCTGGCGAATCTGGCCCCCGCGGCGGTGCCGCGCACGGTGGGCATCGGTGCCCAAGGGGTGCTCGGTGCCTACATCGGCACCATGGTGTCGCGCGACGCCGTGGGCGCACTGGGGCCGCACTGGCTGATCGTGCTCGGCGTGGCCGTGGCGACCCTGTTCATCAGCGTGGTGTCCGGCGCGCTGCTCGGTCTGCGCCGCGACGTCAGTCCGTTGACCGGTTCGTTGGCCATGGTCGCCGGCGGGGCCTCCGGGCTGGTGGCCATCGCCCGCGAACTCGGTGCCGACGACCGCGTGGTGGCCGTCGTGCAGTATCTGCGGGTGGCACTGGTGACGGCCTCCATGCCGATCGCCGTCACCGTGATCTATCGCGCCGAGCGCACCCATCACGCCGCACTGGTAGACCAATCCACCTCGTTACCTTGGTATCTCAGCGTCTTGGTGCTCGTCGGTCTGGTATTGGTCGGAGCCACGGCCGGCAGATTGGTCCGGTTGCCCGGTGCCGGGCTGCTCGGGCCGCTGGCGCTGACGGTGGTGCTGCAACTGAGTCCGGTGCCCTTCGAGTTGACCGTGCCAGCCATGCTGGTTCAGGTCGGCTACCTGGTGATCGGATGGCAGGCCGGCGTGGCGTTCACCCGTGATTCGCTGCGTGCGGTCGGACGCACGCTTCCGGCGGCGCTGGCACTGATCGTGGTGCTGACCGTCGCCACCGCCGGTCTCGGCGTGTTACTGGCCCGCTTCGCCGGGCTGACCCCGCTCGAGGGGTATCTGGCCACCAGTCCGGGTGGGGTGTATGCGGTCCTGGCCACCGCCGTCGAGACCGGGTCCAACGTCACCTTCATCATCGCCGCGCAGGTGGTGCGCATCCTGCTGATGTTGTTCGCCGCGCCGTTACTGGCCAAGGCCATCGTGCGGGTCAGCGACCGCTTGCGGCCTCGCGCCGCACTCGCCGGTAGATGA
- a CDS encoding purine-nucleoside phosphorylase, giving the protein MSDPQAAANEAATAISEQTGVPTHDIALVLGSGWAPALSALGEPTASVPMADLPGFTPPTAAGHRGQVHSVTVGTHRVLVLVGRIHAYEGHDLRHVVHPVRTACAAGAGTVILTNAAGGLRPEYGVGQPVLISDHLNLTARSPLAGAQFVDLVDAYAPRLRTIAREIDPTLAEGVYAGLPGPHYETPAEIRMLRTLGADLVGMSTVHETIAARAAGAEVLGVSLVTNLAAGMTGQPLSHDEVLEAGRQSAARMGALLAGVIARL; this is encoded by the coding sequence GTGTCAGATCCACAAGCGGCCGCCAATGAGGCCGCCACCGCGATCAGCGAACAAACCGGGGTGCCCACCCACGACATCGCCCTGGTGCTCGGGTCGGGCTGGGCGCCGGCGCTGAGCGCGCTGGGCGAGCCGACGGCGTCCGTGCCGATGGCCGACCTGCCCGGATTCACCCCGCCCACCGCGGCCGGGCACCGCGGTCAGGTGCATTCGGTCACCGTCGGCACGCACCGGGTGCTGGTGCTGGTCGGGCGCATCCACGCCTACGAGGGCCATGACCTGCGGCACGTGGTGCATCCGGTGCGGACCGCGTGCGCCGCCGGGGCCGGCACCGTCATCCTCACCAACGCCGCGGGCGGGTTGCGCCCCGAGTACGGCGTCGGCCAGCCGGTGCTGATCAGCGATCACCTCAACCTGACGGCCCGCTCCCCGCTGGCCGGTGCGCAGTTCGTCGACCTTGTCGACGCGTACGCCCCCCGCCTGCGCACGATCGCGCGCGAGATCGACCCCACGCTGGCCGAGGGTGTCTACGCCGGGCTGCCCGGGCCGCACTACGAGACGCCCGCGGAGATCCGGATGCTGCGCACCCTGGGCGCCGATCTGGTCGGCATGTCCACGGTGCACGAGACGATCGCCGCCCGCGCCGCCGGTGCCGAGGTGCTCGGGGTGTCGCTGGTGACGAACCTGGCCGCGGGCATGACGGGTCAGCCGCTCAGCCATGACGAGGTGCTGGAGGCGGGCCGTCAGTCGGCGGCCCGGATGGGCGCGCTGCTGGCCGGGGTGATCGCGCGGCTCTGA